DNA from Pseudoalteromonas sp. MEBiC 03607:
CTACCCAAGGGGTGACCTTTACCAGCGAAACAATTCGTTCATTAAAAGCAACTTACTACCGTATCGCACTCGATTTTATCGAAACTTATCACAACGATGCGCTGATGAATGGTTTAACACTTGATATTCACCATGAAGAGAAAGCCGTTGAAATGTTTGCGCAAAACATTATGAATGCGGGTCAGCACTTCTTAGAAAACCCAATGGAGGCACCATTTGTGCCGAGTTGGAACCGAGTCGCTTCGGCAATGCCAGATGTATTTGCTCGCTTAGAAGAAGCCGTAGAGCTTGATAACAAAGAATTTATTTAACGGAGAAGACACGTGACTTTAGAGCTACTCCAACAACGGGTTATACAGCATTTAACCTGTATCTACGCCGAGGTTGAGTTATCAACCTCGCTTGAACAACTTGCAGACAGGCTTATCAATACCATGTTAGGTGATGATCCTGTACGTGACCCAACGCCGCATAAAAACCGTTGGGATGAGCAAGACATGATTTTAATTGCTTATGGTGATTCAATCATTCGCCATGCGAATACGGATGAAGCCGTGGCAAAGCCTGAAGAGCCACCTTTGCATACTCTACATCGGTTTGTAAAAAGCCAATGCTTGCCTGAGCTTAATGCACTTCACATTTTGCCATTTTACCCATATAGCTCAGATGAAGGCTTTGCGGTAATGAATTATGTGCAAGTGAATGAAGCGTTAGGCAGTTGGCAGCATATTCGTGATATTTCAGCAGATGTTAGATTGATGGCTGATTTGGTGATCAACCATTGTTCAAGCCGCAGCGTTTGGTTTGAAAACTTTATTCAAGGCAAAGAGCCGGGTAAAGGGTATTTTAAAACGGCAAGCCCGAGTGACGACCTAGTGCAGGTTGTTCGTCCGCGTACATCGCCTCTTTTACAAGCGGTCGAAACAAAAGATGGTTTGCAACATGTGTGGTGTACGTTTAGTCATGACCAAGTCGACTTTGATTTTGCCAACCCAGATGTACTTAACGAGTTTGTGGGTATTATTCGTCATTATTTAGATAATGGTGTGCGTATTTTCCGCCTTGATGCGGTGGCTTTTTTATGGAAAAAGCTCAATACCCGTTGCATTAATTTACCTGAAACTCACGAAGTGATCAGGCTACTTCGTACCCTTATTGAGCACTTTGAGCCTAATGTGATTATTATCACTGAAACCAATATTCCAAATCGCGAAAACCTATCGTACTTTGGTAATGCCAACGAAGCGCATTGTATTTACAACTTCTCATTGCCACCGTTGTTGTTACACACTTTACTCAGTGGCGACAGCACTGCATTAAAGCATTGGATGATGAGTATGCCACCTCCTCAAGAAGGGACCGCATACTTTAACTTTATAGCTTCACATGATGGTATTGGTTTAAGGCCTGTCGAAGGGTTATTGGAGCAAAGTGAAATTGCCGAAATGGTCAGTACGACTGCAAAGTATGGCGGTAAAGTCTCACTGCGTACCGCACCTGATGGAACTAACACCCCTTATGAATTAAACATTGCTTTATTTGATGCATTGCAAGGTACCCATAAAGGCCCTGATAAGTGGGGAGTTGCTCGCTTTTTATGTGCACATGCCATTATGTTTGCGCTTGAAGGCATTCCTGGTTTGTACATTCATAGCTT
Protein-coding regions in this window:
- a CDS encoding sugar phosphorylase, which produces MTLELLQQRVIQHLTCIYAEVELSTSLEQLADRLINTMLGDDPVRDPTPHKNRWDEQDMILIAYGDSIIRHANTDEAVAKPEEPPLHTLHRFVKSQCLPELNALHILPFYPYSSDEGFAVMNYVQVNEALGSWQHIRDISADVRLMADLVINHCSSRSVWFENFIQGKEPGKGYFKTASPSDDLVQVVRPRTSPLLQAVETKDGLQHVWCTFSHDQVDFDFANPDVLNEFVGIIRHYLDNGVRIFRLDAVAFLWKKLNTRCINLPETHEVIRLLRTLIEHFEPNVIIITETNIPNRENLSYFGNANEAHCIYNFSLPPLLLHTLLSGDSTALKHWMMSMPPPQEGTAYFNFIASHDGIGLRPVEGLLEQSEIAEMVSTTAKYGGKVSLRTAPDGTNTPYELNIALFDALQGTHKGPDKWGVARFLCAHAIMFALEGIPGLYIHSLLGTTNDYERFENSQHNRAINRHRWQESDLLAKLSNENAHHRTVFKAMKNLMAIRKAQSAFHPNATQYTLHLSEGLFGFWRQSINRSQSMFCVYNISDETQTLTLADLNLIGTEQWRDLISGEQITEQTQTLSLTPYQAVWLSNK